A region of the Deinococcus radiopugnans ATCC 19172 genome:
TTAAAATTAATCTCGTCTTCCGCCGATACTTGCCTCTTGACATAAATCTGCAATTCCTCTAAATCCATTAGTCCATATCTATACTCTTTATCTTCTTTTAGCTCAAATCCATGTTGTATAGCCAATCCTGCAATAACATGCCAAGCCGTCATCATAACGCGCTCACCTATAAAAGTGCCACTTCCATCTGACTTTACAGACCCGTTTATCACACCATAAATAGGACTGGAAAGCTGGGACAGTATCTCCACGGGTTCACACTCTACAAACCTCCTCAATGATCGCGTTTCGCTCACGCCCGCATTCCTCCGCCCCCGTTCTGCTTGTTCATCCATGCGGGTGGCTTGGGCGCGAAGCGGCCCAGGATAGTCTGCTGATCGTAGGCCAGATACGCGTCCATCCACGGGAAGGTCTGGTTCAGCACTTTAATCGCGTCGGGGCTGCCCATGCCGTGATCGAGCTGGTAGACCACGAACTGCTCCGGCGTTTGCAGCCGCAGGTAGGTGGGCATACTGCCCGCGTGTTCGTCCAGCACGCTCTGAAACTCGCCCACGGCGTCCGGGCTGGCGGTTTCCAGATCGATGTTCACGTACATGACCTTGGGCACCTCGGCCAGTTGCTCGATGCTCACCAGTTCCTCGGCAATGGCGCGCAGGCCGCCGTCCTCGGACTCCAGCTCCACGATCACCAGCGCGGGCGTGTCGTTGACCAGCTTTTCCTGAATGCGGTCATAGGCGCGCGAGAAGGCCACCAGCTCGGTCTGCCCGGACTCGTCGGCCAGGATGAAGCGGGCCATCATGCCGCCGGATTTGGTGGGCTTGCGAACCACGCTCTCCACCATGCCCGCCAGCACCGCCTTGATGCGCTTGCCGGGGGCGACGTTCTGGGTGGTAAACCAGGTGTCCAGGTCACTGATGCGGCAACTGGCCGCCTCGCGCAGCCCCTCGTGCTGCTCCAGCGGGTGGCCGGAGATGTACAGGCCCAGCGCGTCCTTCTCGATGCTCAGGCGTTCCAGATCGGTCAGTGGGGTAAACGTAGCCTTGAGCGGCGGCTCCGGCGCGGTTTCCTCCAGCCCGAACAGCGCGTCCATGCCGCTGCTGATCATGGAGGCGGCCCCCTGCGCCCAGGCCAGCGTCTCTTCCAGGCTGTCCAGCAGTTGCCGCCGCTCCCCGAAGGCGTCGAAGGCCCCGCTCTTGATCAGGTTTTCCAGCGCCTTGCGGTTGCAGGTCTTGTTGTCCACCCGCGAGCAGAAGTCGGCGAAGGACTTGAAGCGCCCGCCACGCTCGCGCTCCTCCAGGATGCGCTGCACGGCGGCCTCGCCCAGCCCCTTGATGGCGTACATCCCGAACAGGATTTCCTCGCCCGCCACCGCGAAATCCGGCGCCGAGCGGTTGATGTCCGGCGGCAGCACCTTCACGTCCATCTTGCGCGCGTCGCTGATGTACTCCGCCACCTTGTCGGAATCGCGCCTTTCTACAGTTAGCAGGGCGGCCATGAATTCGACGGGGTAGTTGGCTTTCAGCCACGCGGTTTGATAGGTGATGACGCCGTATGCGGCACTATGACTCTTGTTGAACCCGTAATTCGCAAACGCATCCAGCAGATCAAAGAGTTTATTAGCCTCATCCTTCGGCACTTCATTGGTTTTCGCGCCCGCAACAAACAGGTCGCGCTGCTTCGCCATCTCCGCCACGTCTTTCTTGCCCATCGCGCGGCGCAGCAAATCGGCCCCGCCCAGGCTGAAGCCCGCGACTTCCGAGGCAATCTGCATGATCTGTTCCTGATACACCGGAATGCCGTACGTTTCGGCCAGAATCTTTTCTAGAAACTGCGCGGAAGTGGGGAAGCCATCGCGCACGTAATCGACTTCCTCCAGCCCGTGGTGACGGCGCACGTAGGTGGGAATGTTCTCCATCGGGCCGGGGCGGTACAGCGCCGAGAGGGCGATGATGTCGGCCAGACGGCGCGGTTTCAGGCGGCGCGAGGCGTCGGCAATGCCCGCGCCTTCGAGCTGAAAGACGCCCTTGGTGTCGCCCCGGCTCATCAGCTCGTAGGTTTTGGCGTCGTCGAAGGGAATCGCGTCGAAGTCGATCTCGATCTTCTGCGACTCGCGCATGATGCGCTTGGCCTCGTCCAGAAAGCTCAGCGTCCGCAGACCCAGGAAGTCCATCTTGATCAGGCCGATGTCCTCGACGGCCTTCATGTCGTACTGGCAGACCATGCCCATGCCGGAGGTGTCGCGCATCACCGGCACCAGATCAGTCAGCTTGTCGCGCCCGATCACCACCCCGGCGGCGTGGACGGAGGCGTGGCGCGTCAGCCCCTCCAGCTTCTGCGCGAACTCGTAGGCTTCCAGCAGTTGCGCGTCGCTCTCCAGCAGTTGCGCGATGTCCGGCACCGCCTCGCGGGCCTGCTCCAGCGAGTAGCTCTTGCCGAACTTGATCGGAATCAACTTGGACACCTTGTCCACCTTGGCGTATTCCAGGCCCATCACGCGCGCCACGTCCTTGAGGCACGCCTTGGACGCCATCGTTCCAAAGGTGGCAATCTGCGCCACCTTGTCCTCGCCGTACTTGTCCTGCACGTACTGGATGACCTCCACGCGGCGGGCATCGTTGAAGTCGATGTCGAAGTCGGGCATGGAAATGCGGTCTGGATTCAGGAAGCGCTCGAACAGCAGCTCGAATTCCAGCGGATCGAGGTTGGTGATTCGCATGGCGTAGGCCACCAGCGATCCCGCCCCCGAACCGCGCCCCGGCCCCACGCTGATGCCCTGATCCTTGGCCCAGTTGATGTAATCGGCCACGATCAGGAAGTAGTCGGGGAAGCCCATGTTGTTGATAACGCTCAGCTCGTACTCGGCGCGGCGCAGCAGCACCAGGGCGTGCGTGTGGTGCGCGCGGCAGGAGGTTTCTTCCTCGCTGCCGGGGTCAAGCTGAATGGCCGTGTCGCTGGCCTCGCCCTTG
Encoded here:
- the dnaE gene encoding DNA polymerase III subunit alpha, encoding MTAPADSAPHIHLPDGSCCAPEASYSGRFAHLHQHTQYSLLDGAAKLKDLLKWVKQVTPEGQDAACAMTDHGNMHGAVHFYNYAQAAQVKPILGYEAYVVPGMGTRRDKKPGVSGEKGIFHLTLLARDFEGYQNLCRLSSRGYTEGYYYKPRIDHELLTEHHKGIIAFSGCLGSEVQQLLMQGREDEARQRLLWYRDLFGENYFIEIQDHGLPEQAKNNPILKAWAQELGIGMVATNDGHYVKKSDATAHETLLAIQTKATLADENRFKFPCDEFYVKDLDEMRRALPPAEWGEEVFDNTARIADLCNVDLPVGKKRVYQMPALPIPEGRTMAEELRVQTYAGSLKRYPHHVTEALLREYAVRSLAALEPEERERVLSRTNGCDARTCDEETLLTLIAFLGSEWEARGKAAGEKYTLYPALEVMEKAAEEGPLPDYACTDWQRSKGEASDTAIQLDPGSEEETSCRAHHTHALVLLRRAEYELSVINNMGFPDYFLIVADYINWAKDQGISVGPGRGSGAGSLVAYAMRITNLDPLEFELLFERFLNPDRISMPDFDIDFNDARRVEVIQYVQDKYGEDKVAQIATFGTMASKACLKDVARVMGLEYAKVDKVSKLIPIKFGKSYSLEQAREAVPDIAQLLESDAQLLEAYEFAQKLEGLTRHASVHAAGVVIGRDKLTDLVPVMRDTSGMGMVCQYDMKAVEDIGLIKMDFLGLRTLSFLDEAKRIMRESQKIEIDFDAIPFDDAKTYELMSRGDTKGVFQLEGAGIADASRRLKPRRLADIIALSALYRPGPMENIPTYVRRHHGLEEVDYVRDGFPTSAQFLEKILAETYGIPVYQEQIMQIASEVAGFSLGGADLLRRAMGKKDVAEMAKQRDLFVAGAKTNEVPKDEANKLFDLLDAFANYGFNKSHSAAYGVITYQTAWLKANYPVEFMAALLTVERRDSDKVAEYISDARKMDVKVLPPDINRSAPDFAVAGEEILFGMYAIKGLGEAAVQRILEERERGGRFKSFADFCSRVDNKTCNRKALENLIKSGAFDAFGERRQLLDSLEETLAWAQGAASMISSGMDALFGLEETAPEPPLKATFTPLTDLERLSIEKDALGLYISGHPLEQHEGLREAASCRISDLDTWFTTQNVAPGKRIKAVLAGMVESVVRKPTKSGGMMARFILADESGQTELVAFSRAYDRIQEKLVNDTPALVIVELESEDGGLRAIAEELVSIEQLAEVPKVMYVNIDLETASPDAVGEFQSVLDEHAGSMPTYLRLQTPEQFVVYQLDHGMGSPDAIKVLNQTFPWMDAYLAYDQQTILGRFAPKPPAWMNKQNGGGGMRA